Genomic segment of Cyanobacterium stanieri LEGE 03274:
CACCAATTAAGAAATTATATTAAAAATCAACAAAGCTATATTTTCAATATGCTGAAAAAGCATTTTTTTTGTATATTTTTGTAAATAAAAGTCAAGTTTAAATAATTTTAACTAGATTTGTTTAATAAAAGAAGTATTTTTTTAATGGGGATTATATAATAAAGAAAAATAACTCAAAGTAATCATTTAATTTGCTAATATTTATTGTACTAAAGGGGTTATTTAGTTTTAATTCATAATTTTTAAATCGTCAAATAAAGTTTTTATTTAGGGATATTTTTTATTTCTAAAATGTGATTTTGAATGCTCTTGGAAAGGGAGTAATTCGGTCTAGTCCCTAGTTTTTGGAGACAAAAAAATGCAAATAAGTGATATACTTAAACGTTACAATCAGGGCGATCGTGACTTTAGGGAAATAAATTTAAGTAAAAGTAATTTAAGTGGAATGAACTTAAGTTATGCAAATTTATCTCGTTCTAAATTAACAGAAGCTCATTTGGCATGGTCAGATTTACAACGATGTTTCTTATTAGAGTCAGACTTAAGGGGTGCTTTTCTCTACGGTGCAAATTTAAGTTTTGTGAAACTCAAAGAAGCGCTACTTTTAGAAGCAGATTTAACTAAGGCAGACTTACAGGGTGCGCAGTTACACAAGGCGAATTTAGAGGGTGCAACCCTCAGCGGTGCGGTATTAAATTGGGTAAGTCTTTACATGGCTAATTTACCGGGGGTAAACCTGTGCGGTGCAAATTTGGAGGGAATTAATTTAAGGGGTGCTAATTTAGAAAAGGCGAATTTGAATTGGACAAATTTAAATGGGGCGAGGTTGAGTGGGGCTAATTTACGGGGTGCAAAACTCTACGGAATTAAGTTGAAAGGTGCTTTTCTCAATGGTTTAGATTTGCATGGTGTTAATTTTAGTGCCATGGATTTAGAAGAAACGAAAATGAGTGGTATGAAGTTATACGGCAGTGATTTTAGCGGTAGTAATATGCAGTCTGCCTATATGCGTCGCAGTGTGTTGGATAAGGCAAATTTAAAAGGTGTGGTGCTAAATCAGGGGCAGTTGAAGGGGGCTCAATTTGTTCAGGCAAACTTGATGAAAAGTGATTTAAGTGAAACGGATTTGAGGATGGCGGATTTAAGTTTTACTAATCTTAATTTAGTGAATCTAAGGGGCGCTGATTTGAGTAATGCTAACCTCCATGGTGCTTATCTTTGGGGTGCTTGTCTTGATGGTGCTATAGTTAAGGGTGCTAATTTTACGGGAGCAAATTTACGGGATGCTGATTTATCAGGCATAGATTTATCAGATGCAATTCTGACAGGGGCGACTATGCCTGATGGTAAAATTCACGTTTAGAGGCGACGGGCGATCGCACCTTCCCAAGTATCAACCATGGTAGTAAGATTAAGATTAACTAGGGAAATACTAGAAGAATTAACCTGTAAACTATCACCTTTTACAGAACCAATTTCCTGCCAATTATTGGGTAAATTGTCCG
This window contains:
- a CDS encoding pentapeptide repeat-containing protein yields the protein MQISDILKRYNQGDRDFREINLSKSNLSGMNLSYANLSRSKLTEAHLAWSDLQRCFLLESDLRGAFLYGANLSFVKLKEALLLEADLTKADLQGAQLHKANLEGATLSGAVLNWVSLYMANLPGVNLCGANLEGINLRGANLEKANLNWTNLNGARLSGANLRGAKLYGIKLKGAFLNGLDLHGVNFSAMDLEETKMSGMKLYGSDFSGSNMQSAYMRRSVLDKANLKGVVLNQGQLKGAQFVQANLMKSDLSETDLRMADLSFTNLNLVNLRGADLSNANLHGAYLWGACLDGAIVKGANFTGANLRDADLSGIDLSDAILTGATMPDGKIHV